CGGGTAAAGATCGTTTCCGCCTCGGAGCGGATTTCTATTTTCAGACTTCCCGACATACGCTCGGTCAGCTGGGCGAAATAATTGGCGGACAAGACCAGGCTGAACGATTGCAGACACACGGAATCATTGGCGGGAATCGCTTCCACCATCACAGGAGTGATACTGCCGAAGTCGGGTTCGGCAGTGATTTGTACCTGAATGTTTCTGAAGGGTTCGGACGTCATGTTTTCAATCGAAAGCTGATGGATGACCGATACTTTGTTTTGCTGCATCGCGAAATTAATAAGTGGCAGATAATCAAACTGCACCCTGATTTTGTCCAATGTTCCGTCCATGTTGAAAGTCGTATAATGTTAGACTTGCAATATTACAAAAAATACGGATATCACCATCTTTTCTTTGGGTATTCTTTTGTCGGTCAAGAAAATATTCCTACCTTTGCGCCCGATTTATAGATAATATAATGTCTTATTCAATTAAAGTATTAAACAATTTATTTATTAATGGAAAACTTAAAGAACGTAGCTCCTATTGAAGACTTCAACTGGGATGCTTATGAAAACGGCGAAGCTGTAACAAGCGCAAGCCACGAAGATCTTGAAAAAGCTTACGACGGTACGCTTAACAAAGTTAACGACCGTGAGGTTGTTGACGGAACCGTAATCGCAATGAACAAGCGTGAAGTAGTTGTGAACATCGGTTACAAATCAGACGGTATCATTCCTTTGAATGAGTTCCGTTACAATCCGGACCTGAAGGTAGGTGATACTGTAGAAGTATACATCGAAAACCAGGAAGACAAAAAAGGACAACTCGTTCTGTCACACAGAAAAGCCCGCGCTACTCGTTCTTGGGATCGCGTTAACGCTGCTCTGGAAAATGAAGAAATTATCAAGGGATTCATCAAGTGCCGCACAAAGGGTGGTATGATCGTAGACGTATTCGGAATCGAAGCATTCTTGCCGGGTTCTCAGATCGACGTTAAACCGATCCGTGACTATGATGTATTCGTTGGCAAAACAATGGAATTCAAAGTGGTTAAGATCAACCAGGAATTCAAAAACGTTGTTGTATCTCACAAGGCTCTTATCGAAGCTGAACTGGAACAACAGAAGAAAGAAATTATCGGCAAGCTCGAAAAAGGACAGGTTCTTGAAGGAACTGTTAAGAATATCACCTCTTACGGTGTGTTCATCGACTTGGGTGGCGTAGACGGTTTGATCCACATCACAGACCTTTCTTGGGGCCGCGTTAGCGATCCGAAAGAAGTGGTTGAACTGGATCAGAAGCTCAACGTTGTTATCCTTGACTTCGATGACGAAAAGAAACGTATCGCTCTTGGCTTGAAGCAACTGACTCCGCACCCATGGGATGCTCTTGACACTGACTTGAAGGTAGGTGACAAGGTGAAAGGTAAAGTTGTCGTTATGGCTGACTACGGTGCATTCATCGAAATCGCTACAGGCGTAGAAGGTCTGATCCACGTATCAGAAATGTCTTGGAGCCAGCACTTGCGTTCTGCTCAGGACTTCATGAAGGTGGGCGACGAAGTAGAAGCTGTAGTTCTGACTTTGGACCGCGAAGAACGTAAGATGTCTTTGGGTATCAAACAACTGAAACAAGATCCATGGGAAACTATCGAAGAGAAGTATCCTGTAGGTTCCAAGCATACTGCAAAAGTACGTAACTTCACTAACTTCGGTGTATTCGTAGAAATCGAAGAAGGTGTTGACGGCTTGATCCACATCTCTGACCTTTCTTGGACTAAGAAAGTGAAACACCCGTCAGAATTTACTCAGATTGGTGCTGACATCGAAGTTCAGGTATTGGAAATCGACAAAGAAAACCGTCGTTTGAGCCTTGGTCACAAACAACTCGAAGAAAATCCTTGGGATGTATTCGAAACTGTATTCACTGTAGGTTCTGTACACGAAGGTACTATCATCGAAATGTTGGATAAGGGTGCTGTTGTAGCTCTTCCTTACGGTGTAGAAGGTTTCGCAACTCCGAAACACCTTGTAAAAGAAGACGGTTCACAAGCTCAGTTGGATGAGAAACTTGAATTCAAAGTGATCGAGTTCAACAAAGACGCTAAGAGAATCATTCTGTCTCACAGCCGTATCTTCGAAGATGTAGCTAAGGCTGAAGAAAGAGCAGAAAAGAAAGCTGCTTCCGGTGCTAAGAAGTCTTCTAACAACAAGAGAGAAGATGCTCCGATGATCCAGAACCAAGCTGCTTCAACTACGCTGGGCGACATCGACGCTTTGGCTGCTTTGAAAGAACAGTTGGAAGGAAAGAAATAATCGTTATTTCTATATAATGGAAAAGCGCTCCGGTTGTCGGGGCGCTTTTTTTGTTTTGCCATGATAGCACAAATACCAAAAAACTTGTGTACATTTGTGCCGCTATGGAGAAATTCGAACTACATATACTTGGATGCGGTTCTGCTTTGCCCACCACTCGCCATTTTGCGACATCGCAGGTTGTGAACTTGCGTGAAAAGCTTTTTATGATTGACTGTGGGGAAGGAGCGCAGATGCAGTTGCGTCGTTCCCGCTTGAAGTTTTCCCGCTTGAATCATATCTTTATTTCCCATCTTCATGGCGATCATTGCTTTGGACTGTTAGGGCTGATTTCTACCTTCGGTCTGTTGGGACGAACGGCAGACTTGCATATCCATTCACCCAAAGGACTGGAAGAATTGTTTGCTCCCCTACTTTCTTTCTTTTGCAAAACGCTGGCCTATAAAGTCTTCTTCCATGAATTTGAGACGAAAGAGCCGACGCTGATCTATGACGACCGCTCGGTGGCTGTGACCACCATTCCTCTGAGACACCGTATTCCTTGCTGCGGTTTTCTTTTTGAAGAAAAACAGCGTCCCAATCATATCATCAGAGATATGGTGGATTTCTATAAAGTACCCGTCTACGAACTGAACCGGATCAAGAACGGAGCGGATTTTGTAACTCCCGAAGGAGAAGTCATTCCGAATCATCGTCTGACCCGTCCTTCTGCCCCTGCACGAAAATATGCTTATTGCTCCGATACGATTTACCGACCTGAGATCGTGGAGCAGATAAAGGGGATAGACCTCCTTTTCCACGAAGCCACCTTTGCTCAGACCGAACAGGTGCGGGCAAAAGAAACTCATCATACAACTGCTGCACAGGCCGCACAGATTGCTTTGAATGCTGAAGTGAAACAATTAGTCATCGGACATTTTTCCGCCCGCTATGAGGACGAGTCTGTATTGTTGAATGAAGCGGCGGCTATCTTCCCCCAAACGGTTTTGGCAAGAGAGAATATGTGCATAACCATAAATAACTATACAGATACGAGAGACTATGACCCCTTATAACGAACGTGAAGTTCTGAAACTCCTTCAGGAGGAGAGTACACAGCGGAAAGGATTTGAGTTGATTGTGGCGCAATACAGCGAGCAGTTATACTGGCAGATCCGCCGGATGGTACTGTCGCATGAAGATGCGAACGACCTTCTGCAAAACACCTTCATCAAGGCATGGACAAATATTGATTATTTCCGTGCCGAGGCGAAGCTGTCTACGTGGCTCTACCGTATTGCGCTGAATGAATGTCTTACTTTTCTGAACAGACAGCGTGCTACAACGACGGTAGCTATCGATGATCCCGAAGCGGCGATCGTGCAGAAACTGGAGAGTGATCCCTACTATTCGGGCGATCAGGTGCAGATGCTATTGCAAAAAGCATTGCTCACCTTGCCCGAAAAACAACGAATGGTGTTCAACCTGAAGTATTATCAGGAAATGAAGTACGAAGAGATGTCAGAAATCTTTGGAACTTCAGTCGGAGCGCTGAAAGCCTCCTATCACCATGCGGTGAAGAAAATAGAGAAGTTTTTGGAAGAAGTAGATTAAACCTTTTAAAGCAGACATTGTCTAATCAAAAGAGAGGAGAAAAACGTATGAAAGAAGAAGATACCCTATTGAAGAAAATCGGAAAGGAGCATTCCTTCAAAGTGCCCGACGGTTACTTTGAAAATCTGACTTCAGAGGTGATGAACAAACTTCCTGAAAAAGAGAAAGTTGCTTTCAAGGAAGAGCATATTTCGACATGGACGAGATTGAAACCATTATTCTATATGGCGGCTATGTTTGTAGGAGCTGCCCTGATTATCCGGGTAGCGTCATCAGACCATAAACCGGCGGCAGATGATATAGCGGTGACAGTAGCGGCTATGGAAGCGGATACGGAACAGGTATCCGATGAGATGATTGATGTTGCGTTAGACCGTGCGATGTTGGATGATTATTCGTTATACGTCTATCTGAGTGACGCGAGTGTAGAATGATTTATTAAACAGATTGAATAAAAAGATGAAGAAACTAATCGCTTTAGTCGTTTTGTTATGTGGCTTTATGCCTGTTCTTTGGGCTGCCGATGGATGTGACCAGCATTTGTCCCGTGAGGATTTCCGGAATAAACAGAAAGCGTTTATTATTGAGCAGGCCGGATTAACCAAAGAAGAGGCTGCCAAATTCTTCCCGGTTTATTTTGAACTGCAGGAGAAGAAGAAGAAGCTGAACGATGAATCGTGGAGTTTAATGCGTCAAGGTAAAGACGACAAAACAACAGAAGCCCAGTACGAAGAAATTGTAGCAAAGGTATGTGACAACCGTATCGCTGCCGACCGTCTTGATAAGTCTTATCTGGACCGGTTTAAAAAGATACTTTCCAACAAGAAGATATTCCTTGTTCAACGCGCGGAGATGCGTTTCCATCGGGAAATGCTGAAAGGCATGAACCGCAAGGACGGAGGAAATGATCCGAACAGGAAGAAATAAAACGGAGGTTCTGTTTGGATGAAACAGACGCTCTGTCAGAGTAAATCAGAGGCTCTATCCGCATGGAATAGAGCCTCTGATTTTTGTTTCCGGATTTATCTTTGTTGCTTTACTAAACTAAAAGAGTAGACCATTGGAAGTGGGAATAACAGAGTTTGGATAGGTATCATATCCGTTCCATAAGGAAGGAGGATGGTGTTACAGTCCTTTTCTCTTAGCTTCGTTCCAAATAGCGTCCATCTCCTCAAGAGACATATCTTTGAGGTTTTTCCCTTCTTTTATCGTATGTTCCTCCAGGTAGTTGAAACGGCGGATGAACTTTTGATTGGTTAGTTCCAAAGCATTGTCCGGATTGATTTTGTAGAGGCGTGCCGCATTGATGAGGCTGAACATGACGTCACCGAATTCGGCTTCTGCTTTCTCTTTGTCCATGTTGGCTACCTCTACCTGGAATTCTCTGATTTCTTCTTTCACCTTATCCCATACCTGTTCCCGTTCTTCCCAGTCGAAGCCAACATTGCGGGCTTTGTCCTGAATGCGGTAAGCCTTGATGAGTGAAGGAAGTGCGGAAGGGACGCCGCTTAGTACACTTTTGTTTCCGTCTTTCTCTTTCAGTTTCAGCTGTTCCCAGTTTTCGGATACCTGTCCGGCAGTCTCAGCTTTTACTTCTCCAAATACGTGAGGATGGCGGAAAATCAGTTTGTCGCACAACTTGTCACAGACATCTTTGATGTCGAAGTCACCTGTCTCCGAACCGATCTTTGCATAGAACGCTACGTGCAGCAGTACATCTCCCAACTCCTTGCAAATATCTTTTTTGTCATCCCTCATCAAGGCATCACAAAGCTCGTAAGTCTCTTCTATAGTGTTGGGGCGCAGACTTTCGTTCGTCTGCTTGCGGTCCCACGGACATTTGACCCGAAGCTCGTCGAGGATGTCCAGAAAGCGGCCGAAGGCTTCCATCTGTTCTTCTCTTGTATGTATCATTCCTTTGATTTTTTTATAAATAATGTTGCAAAGATAATGCTTCCTTGTCTTTTATAGCCTTAATCGGTACGAAAACAAAAGCAAGGACGCTAATAAAAGTCTTTTTATTGGTCTGATGCGGTTTTCGCTTTCCATACTTGATACGAAATCAACAGCCCGATCACTTCCGAATAGTTTTTTCTTCCGCTTTCTATTTTGTTTCCTTTCAGGTAGAGGTCGTATATCCAGTTTTGAACATCACCGATCAACGGACTGTATTTAGCCATCCAGTATTCCTGATTCTTTTTCGCCAGTTCTATAATCTCCGGTCGGATACGGTTGATTATATCGGCGTATTCTTTTTCACTCAACAGTCGTCGGGCATTCCCCAGTACATGATTCAGAATCGAGAAGTAGCCGCTGAAACGGATTCCCTTTATTTGTGAACGGGTACAAACCTGATAGGCATAGAAATTGGCCTCTGCCTCGCTCGAAATTCCCAGCAGATGAGCCAGTTCGTGAGTGTACGTTGCCGGATAGTTGATGGGGAGCAAGTCTCCGTTTAAGGTGAACTCGCAGAAGAAAGGCCCCATGCTTCCCGTTACTCCGACCATTGATATGAATGGGGTGAAAACCATCGTCTTTACCCGTGGATTGGGAAATGGCGGGCGGTGCACTCCCAGGCTGTCGCTTAATTGATTGTAAAGTTTGACAGCTTCGTCACGTACCTGTTCCTCATGGATTCCTTTTACGGGAACAAACGAACTGTTCAGTGAGTCGATATAGTCATCCACAAACTCTTGAAAAATCTCCGGTGTGTAAGCTGTATAAGGAATATGCGTACGCTGGTAAAAGTTTGGTTGCGAATAGTTTAATCCCCAGGCGAGGTAGAACCATACGTAAACCCATAACAGATATTCCCCGTCACGTAGCAGAATCCTTTTCCACGGCAGTTTCTTGCGGATACGGGCATAAAAAGGATAAACGATGACTCCCGTGATACTCCCGAAAATAAATAGATCCCCTATGGCAAAAGGAAATAAGTTGGAGAAGAATGACAATACGCGGGAGATGACAGGATAAACGGTTTGTGAATACAGGTTTCCCAACGCGGGAATCGACTGTGTCATCCATACCAGAAGCAGCAGTACTCCCAGGAGTATATATCTAATTATCAGTTTCCGTTTCATCATCCGTTCAGATTTTAGTCAACAAAAATATGCATTAAATAAACGTCACGCGAAAAAATACCTCTATATTTGCAAAAAAACTGTTAAACGAAAGATGGCTACCGTAGAAGAAATTGAAAAGTATTGCCGGAATTGCGTGTCACGTGATTTCGTGAATGGGAAAGGGCTTGTTTGCAAACGTACCAGAGAGCTTCCTGACTTTGACGAAGAATGCGAAAACTTCGAGAAGGATGAAGAACTGTTGAAGATGGCTCCTCCCAAGCCCGACGACTTTCCGGTGTCAATGACGGAAGAAGAACTTCTCGCCGAAGAAAATCTTCCCAAAGGAGTGCTGTATGCATCCGTCGCATGTATCTTGGGGGCGGTGGCATGGAGTCTCATCTCCGTTTCTACAGGTCTTCAGATGGGATATATGGCTATCGGAGTCGGATTCCTGGTCGGTTTCGCCATGCGGCAGGGGAAGGGGATACGTCCCGTCTTCGGTCTTCTTGGAGCAGCACTGGCATTGATCAGTTGTGTGTTGGGTGATTTCCTATCCATCATCGGCTTTGCTGCCAAGGATTATGATATGACCTTTTTCGAAGTGCTGGCGGGAGTCGATTATGGCGAAATCTTTTCTGTCATGGTGAAGAATGTGGTGTCGATGTCCGCCTTATTTTATGGAATTGCTGTTTATGAGGGATATAAATTATCTTTCCGGGCACAGAAACATCCTGTGGGTGGTAAGATTTGAATTAAAATTATTAATTTTGCAGCCGTTATTTTTTGAATATACATTATCATATACATAAAGAAACATGGAATTAGCAAGTAAGTACAATCCCGCTGACGTGGAGGGAAAGTGGTACCAGTATTGGCTGGAACACCGTTTATTCAGTTCGAAACCCGATGGTCGTGAACCTTACACCATCGTCATTCCGCCCCCGAACGTCACCGGTGTGTTGCACATGGGACACATGCTTAATAATACCATTCAGGATATTTTGGTTCGTCGTGCCCGTATGGAAGGTAAGAATGCCTGCTGGGTGCCGGGAACTGACCACGCTTCCATCGCTACCGAAGCAAAAGTTGTAAACAAACTCGCTGCCCAGGGCATCAAGAAGACAGACCTGACACGTGATGAGTTCCTGAAACATGCCTGGGACTGGACAGAAGAGCACGGAGGCATTATCCTGAAGCAGCTCCGCAAACTGGGTGCATCCTGTGACTGGGACCGCACCGCCTTTACTATGGATGAGGAACGCAGCAAAAGCGTATTGAAAGTATTTGTAGACTTGTACAACAAAGGATTGATTTACCGTGGTGTCCGTATGGTAAACTGGGACCCGAAAGCGTTGACTGCCCTTTCTGACGAAGAAGTGATCTACAAGGAAGAGCACGGAAAACTGTTCTATCTCCGCTATAAGGTGGAAGGTGATCCGGAAGGCCGCTATGCAGTAGTAGCAACGACCCGTCCCGAAACAATCATGGGCGATACGGCAATGTGTATCAACCCCAACGACCCCAAGAACGCATGGCTGAAAGGAAAGAAAGTAATCGTTCCGTTGGTAAACCGTGTTATCCCTGTCATCGAGGACGATTATGTGGACATTGAGTTCGGTACCGGTTGTCTGAAAGTAACTCCGGCCCACGACGTAAATGACTATATGTTGGGTGAAAAGTATAATCTGCCCAGCATCGACATCTTCAATGATAACGGGACTTTGAGCGAAGCTGCCGGATTATATATCGGTATGGACCGTTTCGACGTCCGCAAGCAGATTGAGAAAGACCTCGATGCTGCCGGATTGCTCGAAAAGACAGAAGCTTACACAAATAAAGTAGGTTACTCGGAACGTACCAATGTAGTGATCGAACCGAAATTGTCTATGCAGTGGTTCCTCAAAATGCAGCATTTTGCCGATATGGCATTGCCTCCGGTAATGAACGATGAGTTGAAATTCTATCCTGCCAAATATAAGAATACATACCGCCACTGGATGGAGAACATCAAAGACTGGTGTATCAGCCGTCAGTTGTGGTGGGGACATCGTATTCCTGCTTACTTCCTGCCGGAAGGTGGCTATGTGGTAGCCGCTACTCCCGAAGAAGCGCTGGCAAAAGCCAAAGAGAAAACAGGAAACGCTGCTTTGACGATGGATGACCTTCGTCAGGACGAAGACTGTCTGGATACTTGGTTCTCTTCCTGGTTGTGGCCTATCTCCCTGTTTGACGGAATCAATCATCCGGGTAACGAGGAAATCAGCTATTACTATCCGACCAGCGACCTGGTGACCGGACCGGATATCATCTTCTTCTGGGTGGCACGTATGATCATGGTGGGTTACGAATATGAAGGAAAGATGCCGTTCAAGAACGTTTACTTTACAGGGATCGTTCGCGACAAGCTGGGACGTAAGATGTCCAAGTCACTCGGCAACTCACCCGACCCGTTGGAACTGATCGACAAATATGGTGCCGACGGTGTCCGTATGGGAATGATGCTGGCAGCTCCCGCCGGAAACGATATTCTTTTCGACGACGCGCTCTGCGAACAGGGACGTAACTTCTGCAGCAAGATATGGAACGCCTTCCGTCTGATCAAGGGCTGGACGGTTGACGATAATATTCAGGCTTCGGATGCTGCTAAACTGGCTGTCCACTGGTTTGAATCCAAGCAGAACGAAGTAGCAGCCGAAGTAGCGGACTTGTTCAGCAAATACCGTCTGAGCGAAGCATTGATGGCTGTTTATAAATTATTCTGGGATGAATTCTCTTCCTGGTATCTGGAAATGATTAAACCGGCTTACGGACAGGGAATTGACCGTACCACTTATAGCGCTACTCTCTGCTTCCTCGATAACCTGTTGCATCTGCTTCATCCGTTTATGCCGTTCATCACAGAAGAATTGTGGCAACAGATGTACGAACGTAATGCGGAAGAAGGAGAAAGTCTGATGGTAAGTGCATTGAGCATGGATACTTATGTAGACACCGCATTCGTTGCACAGTTTGAAGTTGTCAAGGGAGTTATCAGTAATATCCGCAGCATCCGTCTGCAAAAGAACATAGCTCAGAAAGAACCGCTTGACTTGCAGGTGCTGGGCGAAAATCCGGTTGCAGAGTTCAATGCGGTGATTCAGAAGATGTGTAACCTTTCTTCCATTACAGTGGTAGAGAGCAAGGCGGAAGGTGCTTCTTCCTTCATGGTAGGAACTACCGAATACGCTGTGCCATTGGGCAACATGATTGATGTAGAAGCCGAAATCGCCCGTATGGAAGCTGAACTGAAACATAAGGAAGGATTCCTGCAAGGTGTATTGAAGAAACTCAGTAATGAGAAATTTATCAATAACGCCCCCGCAGCCGTTCTCGAAATGGAACGTAAGAAGCAGGCCGATGCGGAAAGTATCATCAGCTCTTTGAAAGAAAGCATCGCAGCTTTAAAAAAGGCATAATGAACTGATACATAAAAATATGTAATGGAGAGGCATCCCGATAGATTTGGGATGCCTTTCTTTTTAAAAGATAAAAATAATACTATCTTTGCTTCCACTTTTAATCACACAGCAAAATGAAACAATTACTGCGAATATGCTTAACAGGTGCGTTCTTTCTTCTTTTCGAAGGACTCCTTTCCCCTATGTTGGCAGATAATGGGAAAT
This sequence is a window from Bacteroides thetaiotaomicron VPI-5482. Protein-coding genes within it:
- the rpsA gene encoding 30S ribosomal protein S1, with protein sequence MENLKNVAPIEDFNWDAYENGEAVTSASHEDLEKAYDGTLNKVNDREVVDGTVIAMNKREVVVNIGYKSDGIIPLNEFRYNPDLKVGDTVEVYIENQEDKKGQLVLSHRKARATRSWDRVNAALENEEIIKGFIKCRTKGGMIVDVFGIEAFLPGSQIDVKPIRDYDVFVGKTMEFKVVKINQEFKNVVVSHKALIEAELEQQKKEIIGKLEKGQVLEGTVKNITSYGVFIDLGGVDGLIHITDLSWGRVSDPKEVVELDQKLNVVILDFDDEKKRIALGLKQLTPHPWDALDTDLKVGDKVKGKVVVMADYGAFIEIATGVEGLIHVSEMSWSQHLRSAQDFMKVGDEVEAVVLTLDREERKMSLGIKQLKQDPWETIEEKYPVGSKHTAKVRNFTNFGVFVEIEEGVDGLIHISDLSWTKKVKHPSEFTQIGADIEVQVLEIDKENRRLSLGHKQLEENPWDVFETVFTVGSVHEGTIIEMLDKGAVVALPYGVEGFATPKHLVKEDGSQAQLDEKLEFKVIEFNKDAKRIILSHSRIFEDVAKAEERAEKKAASGAKKSSNNKREDAPMIQNQAASTTLGDIDALAALKEQLEGKK
- a CDS encoding valine--tRNA ligase — encoded protein: MELASKYNPADVEGKWYQYWLEHRLFSSKPDGREPYTIVIPPPNVTGVLHMGHMLNNTIQDILVRRARMEGKNACWVPGTDHASIATEAKVVNKLAAQGIKKTDLTRDEFLKHAWDWTEEHGGIILKQLRKLGASCDWDRTAFTMDEERSKSVLKVFVDLYNKGLIYRGVRMVNWDPKALTALSDEEVIYKEEHGKLFYLRYKVEGDPEGRYAVVATTRPETIMGDTAMCINPNDPKNAWLKGKKVIVPLVNRVIPVIEDDYVDIEFGTGCLKVTPAHDVNDYMLGEKYNLPSIDIFNDNGTLSEAAGLYIGMDRFDVRKQIEKDLDAAGLLEKTEAYTNKVGYSERTNVVIEPKLSMQWFLKMQHFADMALPPVMNDELKFYPAKYKNTYRHWMENIKDWCISRQLWWGHRIPAYFLPEGGYVVAATPEEALAKAKEKTGNAALTMDDLRQDEDCLDTWFSSWLWPISLFDGINHPGNEEISYYYPTSDLVTGPDIIFFWVARMIMVGYEYEGKMPFKNVYFTGIVRDKLGRKMSKSLGNSPDPLELIDKYGADGVRMGMMLAAPAGNDILFDDALCEQGRNFCSKIWNAFRLIKGWTVDDNIQASDAAKLAVHWFESKQNEVAAEVADLFSKYRLSEALMAVYKLFWDEFSSWYLEMIKPAYGQGIDRTTYSATLCFLDNLLHLLHPFMPFITEELWQQMYERNAEEGESLMVSALSMDTYVDTAFVAQFEVVKGVISNIRSIRLQKNIAQKEPLDLQVLGENPVAEFNAVIQKMCNLSSITVVESKAEGASSFMVGTTEYAVPLGNMIDVEAEIARMEAELKHKEGFLQGVLKKLSNEKFINNAPAAVLEMERKKQADAESIISSLKESIAALKKA
- a CDS encoding ribonuclease Z, translated to MEKFELHILGCGSALPTTRHFATSQVVNLREKLFMIDCGEGAQMQLRRSRLKFSRLNHIFISHLHGDHCFGLLGLISTFGLLGRTADLHIHSPKGLEELFAPLLSFFCKTLAYKVFFHEFETKEPTLIYDDRSVAVTTIPLRHRIPCCGFLFEEKQRPNHIIRDMVDFYKVPVYELNRIKNGADFVTPEGEVIPNHRLTRPSAPARKYAYCSDTIYRPEIVEQIKGIDLLFHEATFAQTEQVRAKETHHTTAAQAAQIALNAEVKQLVIGHFSARYEDESVLLNEAAAIFPQTVLARENMCITINNYTDTRDYDPL
- a CDS encoding RNA polymerase sigma factor, yielding MTPYNEREVLKLLQEESTQRKGFELIVAQYSEQLYWQIRRMVLSHEDANDLLQNTFIKAWTNIDYFRAEAKLSTWLYRIALNECLTFLNRQRATTTVAIDDPEAAIVQKLESDPYYSGDQVQMLLQKALLTLPEKQRMVFNLKYYQEMKYEEMSEIFGTSVGALKASYHHAVKKIEKFLEEVD
- the mazG gene encoding nucleoside triphosphate pyrophosphohydrolase, with protein sequence MIHTREEQMEAFGRFLDILDELRVKCPWDRKQTNESLRPNTIEETYELCDALMRDDKKDICKELGDVLLHVAFYAKIGSETGDFDIKDVCDKLCDKLIFRHPHVFGEVKAETAGQVSENWEQLKLKEKDGNKSVLSGVPSALPSLIKAYRIQDKARNVGFDWEEREQVWDKVKEEIREFQVEVANMDKEKAEAEFGDVMFSLINAARLYKINPDNALELTNQKFIRRFNYLEEHTIKEGKNLKDMSLEEMDAIWNEAKRKGL
- a CDS encoding DUF3810 domain-containing protein, yielding MMKRKLIIRYILLGVLLLLVWMTQSIPALGNLYSQTVYPVISRVLSFFSNLFPFAIGDLFIFGSITGVIVYPFYARIRKKLPWKRILLRDGEYLLWVYVWFYLAWGLNYSQPNFYQRTHIPYTAYTPEIFQEFVDDYIDSLNSSFVPVKGIHEEQVRDEAVKLYNQLSDSLGVHRPPFPNPRVKTMVFTPFISMVGVTGSMGPFFCEFTLNGDLLPINYPATYTHELAHLLGISSEAEANFYAYQVCTRSQIKGIRFSGYFSILNHVLGNARRLLSEKEYADIINRIRPEIIELAKKNQEYWMAKYSPLIGDVQNWIYDLYLKGNKIESGRKNYSEVIGLLISYQVWKAKTASDQ